Proteins from a single region of Methanotorris igneus Kol 5:
- the nrdD gene encoding anaerobic ribonucleoside-triphosphate reductase, giving the protein MISAKSVKPEVMVVKRNGIEERFNINKLVKSLMNAGLDYDKVNLVIEKICNNIYNGISTKELKNLVYKALKEIDKDVADNYKYENCLKVRTSEKQFEPFNKQKIVDALIKETGADVEIAKKIADEVEKIVKKLEIKYLTAPMIREIVNAKLIEHGLEELRHKHTRLGIPIYDITKLIKSGSRENANLMHNPESIHKWVADETMKQYALMKIFPRYIADAHMRGDIHLHDLEYAAVRPVCLQHDLRPFFKYGLRVDGTGLHTSVSKPAKHPEVAIQHAAKVMMAAQTNMSGGQSIDEFNIWLAPYVRGLSYEKIKQLMQMFVYELNQMYVARGGQVIFSSINLELEVPEFLKDKEAVVAGTTRGTYEEYEEEAKMIVHALVDVMLEGDATGKPFLFPNTIFKLRENAFEDEELMIKIHQLCAKFGTPYFINMLPDWQVNNTNAMGCRTRLSGDWTGDAEVDTLRTGNMQWYTINLPRIAYEAKGDDDRLFEILRERLELVKEALLIKHKVTMERLYEDGVMPFLTQKFDGEEYYRYDHTTKTFGFVGLNEMLKYHLGEELHTSKDALKFGERVIRYMREYADDLKEKTGLRWSVTQTPAESTAGRFARLDMKYYREEAKTVVNGDLSDIDSLYYSNSSHVRVDAPITLGEKLRIEERFHPICNGGHIMHLWNIESAADPEVLMSITKKITKTNIGFWAYTKNLSVCEKCRMAMGGLRDKCINCGNENIAKFSRITGYLQNVSNFNKAKQQEVKDRRIVKIFED; this is encoded by the coding sequence ATGATATCCGCGAAATCCGTAAAACCAGAAGTAATGGTAGTGAAAAGGAATGGAATAGAAGAGAGATTCAACATAAATAAACTGGTAAAATCTCTAATGAATGCAGGGCTTGATTATGATAAAGTGAATTTGGTAATTGAAAAAATCTGCAACAATATATACAATGGAATATCAACTAAGGAATTAAAAAATTTAGTATATAAAGCATTAAAAGAAATTGATAAAGACGTTGCTGATAATTACAAGTATGAAAATTGCCTTAAAGTGAGGACATCCGAAAAACAGTTTGAGCCATTTAACAAACAGAAAATAGTAGATGCTTTGATAAAAGAGACAGGTGCAGATGTGGAGATAGCAAAAAAAATTGCAGATGAAGTTGAAAAAATTGTAAAAAAATTGGAGATAAAATACTTGACTGCCCCAATGATAAGAGAAATTGTAAATGCTAAGTTAATTGAGCATGGTTTAGAGGAACTTAGGCATAAACATACAAGGTTGGGTATTCCAATATACGATATAACCAAGTTAATTAAAAGTGGTTCAAGAGAGAATGCAAACTTAATGCACAACCCAGAGAGTATTCACAAATGGGTTGCTGACGAGACGATGAAACAATATGCCTTAATGAAAATTTTTCCAAGATATATAGCAGATGCTCACATGAGGGGGGATATACACTTACACGACTTAGAATACGCTGCTGTAAGGCCTGTTTGTTTGCAACATGATTTGAGACCGTTCTTTAAGTATGGGTTGAGGGTTGATGGAACTGGGTTACATACAAGTGTCTCAAAACCTGCAAAACATCCAGAAGTTGCTATCCAACACGCTGCAAAGGTAATGATGGCAGCACAGACTAACATGAGTGGTGGGCAAAGTATAGATGAATTCAACATTTGGCTTGCTCCATACGTGAGGGGATTGAGCTATGAGAAAATAAAGCAGTTAATGCAGATGTTTGTTTATGAATTAAACCAGATGTATGTGGCAAGAGGAGGGCAAGTTATATTTAGTAGTATAAACCTTGAGTTGGAAGTTCCAGAATTTTTAAAAGACAAGGAAGCAGTAGTTGCGGGAACCACAAGGGGAACTTATGAGGAATATGAGGAAGAGGCAAAGATGATTGTCCATGCATTGGTAGATGTGATGTTGGAGGGGGATGCAACAGGAAAACCATTCTTATTCCCAAACACCATATTCAAATTGAGGGAAAATGCGTTTGAAGATGAGGAATTAATGATAAAAATCCATCAATTATGTGCGAAATTTGGAACTCCTTACTTTATAAACATGCTTCCAGATTGGCAAGTTAATAACACAAACGCAATGGGTTGTAGGACAAGGTTAAGTGGGGATTGGACTGGGGATGCTGAGGTTGATACATTAAGAACTGGAAACATGCAATGGTATACAATAAACTTACCAAGAATTGCTTATGAGGCAAAAGGGGATGATGATAGATTATTTGAGATTTTGCGTGAGAGGTTGGAGTTGGTTAAAGAGGCATTGTTAATTAAGCATAAGGTCACAATGGAGAGGTTATATGAAGATGGAGTTATGCCGTTCTTAACCCAAAAGTTTGATGGGGAGGAGTACTACAGATATGACCACACAACAAAGACGTTTGGATTTGTTGGGTTGAACGAGATGCTTAAATACCATTTAGGAGAAGAACTCCACACATCAAAAGATGCTTTGAAGTTTGGGGAGAGGGTTATAAGATATATGAGAGAATATGCGGATGATTTAAAAGAAAAAACTGGTTTAAGATGGTCTGTAACTCAAACTCCTGCCGAGTCAACAGCGGGAAGATTTGCAAGGTTGGACATGAAGTATTATAGGGAGGAGGCAAAGACCGTTGTTAATGGAGACTTGAGTGATATTGATTCACTCTACTACTCAAATTCCTCTCATGTTAGGGTTGATGCTCCAATAACTCTTGGAGAGAAGTTGAGGATAGAGGAAAGATTCCATCCTATCTGCAATGGTGGGCATATAATGCACTTGTGGAATATTGAGAGTGCAGCAGATCCAGAGGTGTTAATGAGCATAACTAAAAAGATAACGAAAACAAACATTGGATTCTGGGCATATACGAAGAATTTGAGTGTTTGTGAGAAATGTAGGATGGCAATGGGTGGATTAAGAGATAAGTGCATAAATTGTGGAAATGAGAATATTGCAAAATTTAGTAGGATAACTGGTTACTTGCAAAATGTTTCCAACTTCAACAAGGCAAAACAACAGGAAGTTAAGGATAGAAGGATAGTAAAGATATTTGAGGATTAG